The Bombus vancouverensis nearcticus unplaced genomic scaffold, iyBomVanc1_principal scaffold0028, whole genome shotgun sequence genome includes a window with the following:
- the LOC117161850 gene encoding omega-amidase NIT2-A-like — MPEIEGDKLYNTCTIWGPDGTLIAKHRKVHLFDIDIPNKITFRESDSLSPGNSLTTFDVKGCKIGIGICYDIRFEEMARIYRNKGCQMLIYPAAFNMTTGPLHWSLLQRFRANDNQLYVACISPARVP; from the exons atgcctgaaatagagggcgataaattgtacaatacctgtactatttggggtcccgatggaactttgatagcaaaacaccgaaag gtacatctattcgacatcgacattcctaataagattacttttcgagagagtgattcactcagtcctggtaactccctaacgacgttcgatgtgaagggctgcaaaataggtattggcatttgctatgatattagattcgaggaaatggcacgcatttatcggaacaaag gttgccaaatgctgatatatccagcggcattcaatatgaccactggaccactgcactggtcattacttcagcgtttcagagcgaatgataatcaattatacgttgcctgcatatcaccggctcgtgttccttaa